One Paraburkholderia kururiensis DNA window includes the following coding sequences:
- a CDS encoding glycosyltransferase family 2 protein: MKHITVVTPCFNEEENVEAVYSETRRIFATIPEVTYDHLFIDNASTDTTVSKLRSIAAADPNVSVIVNARNFGHIRSPMYGLLQATGDAVILLVADLQDPPELMREFVKNWLAGAPIVIGVKPEAKESALFFALRRMYYRLVTRIANVKLIQNFTGFGLYDRKVIEILRQIDDPYPYFRGLVCEIGFDVIQLPYVQPRRKRGISKNNFYTLYDIAMLGITSHSKVPLRLATIAGFFLSGVSLCVSFIYLVLKLLYWNSFSMGSAPMLIGLFFFSSVQLFFIGLLGEYVGAILTYAQKRPLVVERERINSTADSPASLAK; the protein is encoded by the coding sequence ATGAAGCACATCACGGTCGTCACTCCCTGTTTCAACGAAGAGGAAAACGTGGAGGCGGTGTATAGCGAAACGCGCCGTATTTTCGCGACTATCCCTGAAGTCACCTACGACCATCTCTTCATCGACAACGCATCTACCGACACGACGGTAAGCAAGTTGCGCAGCATCGCGGCAGCGGACCCGAACGTGAGCGTCATCGTGAATGCGCGAAATTTCGGGCATATTCGCTCGCCCATGTATGGTTTGCTGCAAGCGACGGGCGACGCGGTCATTCTGCTGGTGGCCGATCTTCAGGACCCGCCGGAGTTGATGCGTGAGTTCGTCAAGAACTGGCTTGCCGGCGCACCGATCGTGATCGGCGTAAAGCCGGAGGCGAAAGAGTCAGCGCTGTTCTTCGCGCTGCGCCGCATGTACTACCGCCTCGTTACGCGTATCGCGAACGTGAAGCTTATCCAGAACTTCACCGGTTTCGGTCTGTACGATCGCAAGGTGATTGAGATCCTGCGACAGATCGACGATCCCTATCCGTACTTTCGCGGCCTGGTCTGCGAGATCGGCTTTGATGTAATCCAGTTGCCTTACGTGCAACCCAGACGCAAGCGCGGCATTTCGAAGAACAATTTTTACACGCTGTACGATATTGCGATGCTCGGCATCACGTCGCATTCCAAGGTGCCGTTGCGCCTCGCGACCATTGCCGGATTCTTCCTCTCGGGCGTTAGCCTTTGCGTTTCGTTCATTTATCTGGTGCTCAAACTGCTGTACTGGAACAGCTTTTCAATGGGCAGCGCACCGATGCTCATTGGTTTGTTTTTCTTCTCGTCTGTTCAGCTGTTTTTTATCGGCTTGCTGGGCGAGTACGTTGGCGCGATTCTGACGTATGCGCAAAAGCGGCCGTTGGTGGTAGAGAGGGAGCGGATCAACTCCACCGCCGACTCTCCCGCGTCGCTCGCCAAGTAG
- a CDS encoding transketolase family protein: MLTGDHGYALFDPFRKACPGQYLNCGIAEQNMVGVAAGLAKAGFRPIVYGLAAFVPIRVLEQIKIDVCYENLPVTFIGDGAGVVYAQLGTSHQSTEDIAALRAVPQISIYSPCDRFELTACAQHILENSRPAYLRMGKADLGDVHRGPLTDWASGDLIPVTNTGASYLFVGTGSGVKLAQQAAAAIGNADVVSVPCLKPFPAASLRKLAEGREAIVTFEEHSIYGGLGGAVAETLMGQYLGTFVRVGIPDQFSTLCGNYPFLMESHGLAPEAVEKQIRRALDASIQYKR, translated from the coding sequence TTGCTCACCGGTGACCATGGCTACGCGCTGTTCGATCCATTCCGGAAAGCCTGCCCGGGCCAATATCTGAATTGCGGCATTGCCGAGCAGAACATGGTTGGCGTGGCAGCAGGGCTTGCGAAAGCGGGCTTCCGCCCGATCGTCTACGGCCTTGCCGCGTTCGTGCCCATTCGCGTGCTCGAACAGATCAAGATCGACGTGTGCTACGAGAATCTGCCTGTCACCTTCATCGGAGACGGCGCCGGCGTGGTTTACGCTCAACTGGGTACGAGCCACCAAAGTACGGAAGATATTGCTGCCCTGCGCGCCGTACCGCAGATTTCTATCTACTCGCCATGTGATCGCTTCGAGCTCACCGCGTGTGCCCAGCACATCCTTGAGAACTCGCGGCCCGCTTATCTCCGCATGGGCAAAGCCGATCTTGGCGATGTCCATCGCGGCCCCTTGACGGACTGGGCGAGCGGCGATTTGATCCCGGTGACAAATACCGGTGCGTCGTACCTCTTCGTCGGCACGGGGTCGGGCGTCAAGCTGGCTCAACAGGCCGCAGCCGCGATAGGGAATGCCGACGTGGTTTCAGTGCCATGCCTGAAACCGTTCCCTGCCGCCTCCCTGCGCAAGCTGGCCGAGGGACGTGAGGCAATCGTCACGTTCGAAGAGCACTCCATCTACGGCGGCCTTGGCGGTGCAGTCGCGGAAACGCTCATGGGGCAGTACCTCGGAACGTTCGTTCGCGTCGGTATTCCGGATCAATTCAGCACGCTGTGCGGCAACTATCCTTTCCTGATGGAAAGCCACGGCCTCGCACCCGAGGCGGTGGAAAAACAGATCAGGCGCGCGCTCGATGCAAGCATCCAATACAAGCGATAA
- a CDS encoding transketolase, with protein MRKFDASRIRKTVLDMAFAGSTVHIGCAFSIVELLAVLYRNHLRFDATNPRSATRDYMVLSKGHGVMAQYACLHEIGWLPDDEIARYFGNGTRLKGLADAHVPGVEVTAGSLGHGLSVGVGLALAAKRNNTDQICYALVGDGELNEGTIWEAALFATQFKLDNLIVIVDANGFQAMGTTDEVMGLGDIAAKFAAFDFDALTIDGHDEFAIDRAYSDLKTRKNGRPKALIAKTVKGKGVSFMEHDNIWHYTRLNPKTYEAAVAELGGKA; from the coding sequence ATGAGAAAGTTCGACGCGTCCCGAATCCGCAAGACTGTTCTCGATATGGCATTTGCAGGTTCGACGGTTCATATCGGCTGCGCGTTTTCAATTGTGGAACTGCTTGCGGTGCTCTACCGCAATCATCTGCGCTTCGACGCGACTAATCCGCGGTCCGCAACGCGCGACTACATGGTGCTCAGCAAAGGCCACGGCGTCATGGCGCAATACGCCTGCCTCCACGAGATTGGCTGGTTGCCGGACGACGAGATTGCGCGTTATTTCGGCAACGGCACGCGGCTGAAAGGGCTCGCGGATGCGCACGTGCCGGGAGTGGAAGTCACCGCCGGCTCTCTTGGCCATGGCTTGTCCGTTGGCGTGGGGCTCGCGCTTGCCGCCAAACGGAATAACACTGACCAGATCTGCTATGCCCTGGTGGGCGACGGTGAACTGAACGAGGGCACCATCTGGGAAGCCGCCCTGTTTGCTACGCAGTTCAAGCTCGACAACCTTATCGTCATCGTCGACGCGAACGGTTTTCAGGCCATGGGAACAACTGACGAGGTCATGGGCCTCGGCGATATCGCTGCAAAGTTTGCGGCCTTCGATTTCGACGCGCTCACGATAGACGGCCACGACGAGTTCGCGATCGACCGGGCATACAGCGATCTGAAGACCCGCAAGAACGGGCGGCCCAAAGCGCTGATCGCGAAGACCGTGAAAGGGAAAGGCGTGTCGTTCATGGAGCACGACAATATCTGGCACTACACGCGACTCAACCCCAAGACGTATGAGGCGGCCGTTGCCGAACTTGGAGGCAAGGCATGA
- a CDS encoding GtrA family protein — protein MQASNTSDNDMADGTPAGASAASDREPAVKTVYQLIRFLVVGGLNTVFGYSLFAVFTFIGLTYPVAIGLATIGGVLFNFQSVGRLVFDGAPRSRFWRFVGVYCVIYLVNLGGVRLLLSLGANVYVANAITLVPLSLLAFILNRRFVFNLP, from the coding sequence ATGCAAGCATCCAATACAAGCGATAACGACATGGCAGACGGAACACCCGCCGGTGCCAGCGCAGCGTCAGACCGTGAGCCGGCCGTGAAGACCGTTTATCAGCTGATCCGCTTTCTCGTGGTAGGCGGCCTCAACACGGTTTTCGGCTATTCGCTCTTCGCCGTATTTACGTTTATAGGTTTGACGTACCCAGTTGCGATCGGGCTCGCAACCATTGGTGGCGTGCTGTTCAACTTCCAGAGCGTAGGACGGCTCGTATTTGACGGCGCACCGCGGTCGCGTTTCTGGCGCTTCGTAGGTGTCTACTGTGTCATCTACCTCGTCAACCTGGGAGGCGTGCGCCTGCTTTTGAGTCTGGGTGCCAACGTTTACGTCGCTAATGCAATCACGCTGGTTCCCCTCAGCCTGCTAGCCTTTATTCTCAATCGCCGGTTCGTTTTCAATTTGCCATGA